The Toxotes jaculatrix isolate fToxJac2 chromosome 21, fToxJac2.pri, whole genome shotgun sequence genome includes a region encoding these proteins:
- the lyrm1 gene encoding LYR motif containing protein 1, which yields MTASTRRTVLSLYMRVFRIARTWQAQSGVTSDTETERKYILQEARTLFRQNQQLTDQESIKKCIEECEARIEIGLHYRNPYPRATYLPPLGLATQKGRKLRAQQRLRKQAKPIYLQSHDET from the exons ATGACGGCCTCCACCCGCAGGACGGTGCTGTCACTGTACATGCGGGTGTTTCGCATCGCCCGAACCTGGCAGGCACAGAGTGGAGTTACAAGTGACACAGAGACTGAGCGAAAATACATACTTCAGGAAGCCCGCACTCTGTTCAGACAAAACCAACAG CTCACAGATCAAGAGTCCATAAAGAAGTGTATAGAAGAATGTGAAGCAAGGATAGAAATAG GTCTACATTACAGGAACCCATATCCAAGGGCT ACGTACTTACCACCCCTGGGACTGGCAACTCAGAAGGGCAGGAAGCTGCGAGCACAGCAGCGCCTGAGGAAGCAGGCCAAGCCAATTTACTTACAGTCACATGACGAGACCTGA